Proteins encoded in a region of the Pseudopipra pipra isolate bDixPip1 chromosome 18, bDixPip1.hap1, whole genome shotgun sequence genome:
- the SVOP gene encoding synaptic vesicle 2-related protein yields MEEDLFQLRQLPVVKFRRTGESSRSDEDGISGEHEVQIEGVRTELEPVELEDGAAVPKEFANPTDDTFMVEDAVEAIGFGKFQWKLSVITGLAWMADAMEMMILSILAPQLHCEWRLPSWQVALLTSVVFVGMMSSSTLWGNISDQYGRKTGLKISVLWTLYYGILSGFAPVYSWILVLRGLVGFGIGGVPQSVTLYAEFLPMKARAKCILLIEVFWALGTVFEVLLAVLVMPTLGWRWLLILSALPLLLFAGLCFWLPESARYDVLSGNQEKALATLKRIATENGAPMPLGKLVISRQEDRGKMKDLFTPHFRWTTLLLWFIWFSNAFSYYGLVLLTTEFFQAGDVCSISSRRQEVKAKCSLTCEYLTEEDYTDLLWTTLSEFPGVLVTLWIIDRIGRKKTMALSFLVFSFCSLLLFLCVGRNVLTVLLFIARAFISGGFQAAYVYTPEVYPTATRALGLGTCSGMARVGALITPFIAQVMLESSVYLTLVVYSGCCLLAALASCFLPIETKGRGLQESSHKEWGQEMVGRGSHSPGESQE; encoded by the exons atGGAGGAGGATTTGTTCCAGCTCCGGCAGCTCCC GGTGGTGAAGTTTCGCCGCACCGGGGAGAGCTCCAGGTCGGATGAGGATGGAATTTCAGGAGAGCATGAGGTGCAGATTGAGGGGGTCAGGACAGAGCTAGAACCTGTGGAGCTGGAGGATGGAGCTGCAGTGCCAAAGGAATTTGCCAACCCCACGGATG ataCTTTCATGGTGGAAGATGCGGTGGAAGCCATTGGATTTGGGAAGTTCCAGTGGAAGCTCTCTGTCATCACTGGATTAGCCTGG ATGGCAGATGCCATGGAAATGATGATTTTAAGCATCCTGGCTCCCCAGCTCCACTGTGAGTGGCGACTGCCCAGCTGGCAGGTGGCTCTGCTCACCTCG GTGGTGTTTGTGGGAATGATgtccagctccaccctctggGGAAACATTTCAGACCAGTATGGGAGAAAAACA GGCCTGAAGATCAGCGTGTTGTGGACACTCTACTACGGGATCCTCAGTGGGTTTGCTCCCGTGTACAGCTGGATCCTGGTGCTGAGGGGcctggtgggatttgggattggAGGAGTGCCTCAGTC AGTAACTTTATATGCTGAGTTCCTTCCAATGAAAGCCAGAGCAAAGTGCATTTTATTAATAGAG gtGTTCTGGGCCCTTGGGACTGTGTTTGAGGtgctcctggcagtgctggtgatGCCCACGCTGGGCTGGCGCTGGCTCCTCAtcctctctgccctcccccTCCTGCTCTTCGCTGGCCTGTGCTTT TGGCTGCCAGAGAGTGCCAGGTATGATGTGTTGTCTGGGAACCAGGAGAAAGCACTTGCCACTTTGAAGAGGATAGCAACAGAAAATGGAGCTCCAATGCCTCTGGGAAAACTGGTCATTTCCAGACAG GAAGACCGAGGAAAAATGAAGGACCTTTTCACCCCCCATTTCAGATGGACCACATTGTTGCTCTGGTTTATATG GTTTTCCAATGCCTTTTCATATTATGGGTTAGTTTTATTAACTACAGAGTTCTTCCAAGCAGGAGATGTTTGCAGCA tATCCAGCAGAAGGCAGGAAGTTAAAGCAAAGTGCAGCCTGACCTGTGAGTATCTGACAGAGGAAGATTACACAGACCTGCTCTGGACAACCCTGTCAGAATTCCCTG GGGTGTTGGTGACACTCTGGATCATCGACCGGATCGGCCGCAAGAAAACCATGGCCCTGTCCTTCCTTGTCTTCTCATTTTGCAGCCTCCTGCTGTTCCTCTGTGTTGGAAG gaatGTTCTGACTGTGCTGCTCTTCATTGCAAGAGCCTTTATTTCAGGAGGATTTCAGGCTGCTTATGTTTACACTCCTGAG GTTTATCCCACAGCCACACGTGCTTTGGGCCTGGGAACATGCAGTGGAATGGCAAGAGTGGGAGCCCTCATAACCCCCTTCATTGCACAG GTGATGTTGGAATCCTCAGTGTACCTGACCCTGGTGGTTTACAGCGGCTGCTGCCTCCTGGCCGCCTTGGCCTCCTGCTTCCTGCCCATCGAGACGAAGGGCCGTGGCCTCCAGGAGTCCAGCCACAAGGAATGGGGCCAGGAGATGGTGGGGAGAGGATCTCACTCCCCAGGGGAATCACAGGAGTGA